The nucleotide window AGATGACGCTATGAAATACTCCTTATTAATTTAAGGGGTATTTTTTTATAAAAAAGCATGAGTTTGACTTTTTCTGACCTTTGTATTATAATTTTGTTAGTTACTTATTAAAAGTAACAATATGATAGGAGGGATAGCATGAAATTGTTATTAAAAAATATAAATGAATTAGCTGCGAAACAAAAGAATGAAGGTTTAACTGACTTTGAAAAAGAAAGACAAGCTGCCCTTCGTCAAGAATATTTACAAAAAATCAGAGGAACTGTACAAGATAATCTGCACCATGTGACCATCATTGACCCACTTGGCGACGATGTAACCCCTAAAAAACTAAAAGAAATTCAAGCTGAACTACGAGGCTGATAGAATAATAAAACCACCTAAAATCCGTTTTTGAAAATGGGTTTTAGGTGGTTTTTTTGTTTATGAAGCTGAAGATATTTATAAATCCAAAGTAATAAGAAGCAGAAGCTAATTATGAAAAAATAATTGGATTAATAACTAAGCTTGTATTGAAAGGATTATTATCAATACTCCTATCCATTAATCCAGAATGAATTGAAAGTCCGCGTAAAAATTGTAAACATTGAACTATAAATAGCAAAATAAGCCCTGTGATGCCAGTTTTTATAAAATAGTTAAAGTTCAATTGTATTCCTCCTGAGGTTATTTTAAGTATGTTTAAAGTCAAGTAATAGCTATTTTGCTATTACTTGAAAAGATAAATTACTAAGTGGTTTTGTCAAATAAGCTTTTGTTTGATAGCTTTGATTATTGGAAGAAGGATTTTCAATCACAGATAATTCA belongs to Listeria ivanovii subsp. ivanovii and includes:
- a CDS encoding DUF896 domain-containing protein, whose amino-acid sequence is MKLLLKNINELAAKQKNEGLTDFEKERQAALRQEYLQKIRGTVQDNLHHVTIIDPLGDDVTPKKLKEIQAELRG